A genomic window from Streptomyces sp. NBC_00234 includes:
- a CDS encoding YnfA family protein, whose translation MLVARSIALFLVAALFEIGGAWLVWQGVRGSHSQGGRGWIWIGAGVIALGLYGFVATLQPDGEFGRILAAYGGVFVAGSIAWGMVADGYRPDRWDVIGALVCLAGMALIMYAPRGGR comes from the coding sequence ATGCTTGTCGCGCGCTCCATCGCCCTCTTCCTCGTCGCCGCACTCTTCGAGATCGGCGGAGCCTGGCTCGTCTGGCAGGGCGTGCGGGGCAGCCACTCGCAGGGCGGACGGGGCTGGATCTGGATCGGCGCCGGCGTCATCGCCCTCGGCCTGTACGGATTCGTGGCGACGCTCCAGCCCGACGGCGAGTTCGGCCGCATCCTCGCGGCGTACGGCGGTGTGTTCGTCGCCGGTTCGATCGCCTGGGGCATGGTCGCGGACGGGTACCGCCCCGACCGCTGGGACGTGATCGGCGCGCTGGTCTGCCTGGCCGGTATGGCCCTGATCATGTACGCACCACGCGGCGGCCGGTGA
- a CDS encoding SDR family oxidoreductase produces MAAATPIAVITGASSGIGAATARQLAAAGYRVVLTARRKDRIEALAAEITEAGHEATAYALDVTDRTAVDEFATAFRSLALLVNNAGGALGADPVATGDPADWRQMYETNVIGTLNVTQALLPALTASGDGTIVILSSTAALSSYEGGGGYVAAKHGEHVLAETLRLEIVGTPVRVIEVAPGMVKTEEFATTRFRGDTEKAAKVYAGVDAPLTASDVADTITWAVTRPSHVNIDLLVVRPRAQASNSKVHRTL; encoded by the coding sequence ATGGCCGCCGCCACCCCCATCGCCGTCATCACCGGCGCGAGCAGCGGCATCGGCGCCGCGACCGCCCGGCAGCTCGCCGCCGCCGGCTACCGCGTCGTGCTCACCGCCCGCCGCAAGGACCGCATCGAGGCGCTCGCCGCGGAGATCACCGAGGCGGGCCACGAAGCGACGGCGTACGCCCTGGACGTCACCGACCGCACCGCGGTCGACGAGTTCGCCACGGCCTTCCGCTCCCTCGCCCTCCTGGTCAACAACGCGGGCGGCGCGCTCGGCGCCGACCCCGTCGCGACCGGTGACCCGGCGGACTGGCGCCAGATGTACGAGACGAACGTCATCGGCACGCTCAACGTGACCCAGGCCCTGCTGCCCGCCCTCACCGCGAGCGGCGACGGCACGATCGTCATCCTCTCCTCCACCGCGGCCCTCTCCTCCTACGAGGGCGGCGGCGGTTACGTGGCCGCCAAGCACGGCGAGCACGTCCTCGCCGAGACCCTCCGTCTGGAGATCGTCGGCACGCCCGTCCGCGTCATCGAGGTCGCCCCCGGCATGGTCAAGACCGAGGAGTTCGCGACCACCCGCTTCCGCGGCGACACCGAGAAGGCGGCCAAGGTGTACGCGGGCGTCGACGCCCCCCTCACCGCATCCGACGTGGCCGACACGATCACCTGGGCCGTCACCCGCCCCAGCCACGTCAACATCGACCTCCTGGTCGTCCGCCCCCGCGCCCAGGCGTCCAACTCCAAGGTCCACCGCACCCTCTGA
- a CDS encoding DUF3558 family protein, translated as MHRSAPRLSRILACAAVPVMLVVAGCSSDDGKKNADSSASASAKPTAPTVEPAKFGELPDPCKAIAKKTISSLVPKAKVKGGTPGKSSDVSARAGCSWNGLDDNGVKGSQYRWLDVGFTRFESDPSLGSGAKRATDDYTKQVAKAEATEGAKKLSTAAVDGIGEQASAVTYALTKTSEDFNYATVVARTGNVVVTLTYNGAGYAGAKTPSASDILKGAEKAAKEAVASVATANTSAPDDTTGTKAPATGKTSAKPTAKSSTKTSAKTKS; from the coding sequence ATGCACCGATCAGCTCCGCGACTGTCCCGCATACTCGCCTGCGCCGCCGTCCCGGTGATGCTCGTCGTCGCCGGCTGCTCGTCGGACGACGGCAAGAAGAACGCGGACTCCTCCGCCTCCGCGAGCGCCAAGCCGACGGCTCCGACCGTCGAGCCGGCGAAGTTCGGGGAGCTCCCCGACCCGTGCAAGGCGATCGCGAAGAAGACGATCTCGTCCCTGGTCCCCAAGGCCAAGGTCAAGGGCGGCACACCGGGCAAGTCCAGCGACGTCTCGGCCCGCGCCGGCTGCTCCTGGAACGGCCTGGACGACAACGGCGTCAAGGGCTCGCAGTACCGCTGGCTCGACGTCGGCTTCACCCGCTTCGAGTCGGACCCGTCCCTGGGCAGCGGCGCCAAGCGCGCGACCGACGACTACACGAAGCAGGTCGCCAAGGCCGAGGCCACCGAGGGCGCGAAGAAGCTCTCGACCGCGGCCGTCGACGGCATCGGCGAGCAGGCCAGCGCCGTCACGTACGCCCTCACCAAGACGAGTGAGGACTTCAACTACGCGACGGTCGTGGCCCGTACGGGGAACGTCGTCGTCACCCTCACGTACAACGGCGCGGGTTACGCGGGCGCCAAGACGCCCTCCGCCTCCGACATCCTCAAGGGTGCCGAGAAGGCCGCGAAGGAGGCCGTCGCCTCGGTCGCCACCGCCAACACGTCCGCTCCCGACGACACCACCGGCACCAAGGCACCCGCCACGGGCAAGACCTCGGCCAAGCCGACCGCCAAGTCGTCCACCAAGACGTCCGCCAAGACCAAGTCCTAG
- a CDS encoding DUF3558 domain-containing protein, with the protein MAYVPGVALLAALVVGCSAGSDGSASDADSKPGSPTVSAAPPGKYRTLPEPCRAVPRSTLKDLLPGAAELPEEQQEKVYEGTAAVTYDTDRKVGCRWKSESPDMSRSLVIDFERVVSYDPAVSDDDRAREVYTKKETAADLPAASTPGADEGTPKGSASPTPSAGKNAGTESATGTADPTDAATTGTPGADAEDLQPRVLEGLGDAAFLDDALTSAGSTAHQRTVSVVFRTSNVIVTVRYTEQPALVTKVPDSKELQEKARALARKLAETLSE; encoded by the coding sequence ATGGCGTATGTACCCGGCGTCGCGCTCCTCGCAGCGCTCGTCGTCGGCTGCAGCGCGGGCTCGGACGGCAGTGCCTCCGACGCGGACAGCAAGCCGGGCAGCCCGACGGTCTCGGCCGCACCGCCCGGCAAGTACCGGACCCTGCCCGAGCCCTGCCGCGCGGTCCCGCGTTCCACCCTCAAGGACCTCCTGCCGGGCGCCGCCGAACTGCCCGAGGAACAGCAGGAGAAGGTGTACGAGGGCACGGCCGCCGTCACCTACGACACCGACCGCAAGGTCGGCTGCCGCTGGAAGTCCGAGTCCCCGGACATGTCCCGGAGCCTCGTCATCGACTTCGAGCGCGTCGTGTCGTACGACCCCGCGGTGAGCGACGACGACCGGGCCCGCGAGGTCTACACGAAGAAGGAGACCGCCGCCGACCTGCCGGCCGCCTCCACCCCCGGCGCGGACGAGGGGACACCCAAGGGCTCCGCGTCCCCCACCCCCTCGGCCGGCAAGAACGCCGGCACGGAAAGCGCCACCGGCACGGCCGACCCGACGGACGCCGCCACCACCGGCACTCCCGGCGCCGATGCCGAGGACCTGCAACCACGCGTCCTGGAGGGCCTCGGAGACGCCGCATTTCTGGACGATGCACTCACATCGGCAGGTTCCACCGCACACCAGCGCACGGTGAGCGTGGTATTCCGCACATCGAACGTCATCGTGACCGTCCGGTACACCGAGCAGCCGGCCCTCGTCACCAAGGTCCCCGACAGCAAGGAACTGCAGGAAAAGGCCCGCGCACTGGCCCGCAAGCTGGCCGAGACGCTCAGCGAATAG
- a CDS encoding RtcB family protein yields MSYVEVPGAKVPIRMWADPASVEDGAMQQLRNVATLPWIKGLAVMPDVHYGKGATVGSVIAMHGAVCPAAVGVDIGCGMSAVKTSLTANDLPGDLSRLRSKIEQAIPVGRGMHDSVVEPGRLHGFPTAGWDDFWGRFDGIADAVKFRQDRATKQMGTLGSGNHFCEVCIDTDGSVWLMLHSGSRNIGKELADHHIGIAQSLPHNQGLVDRDLAVFIAETPQMAAYRNDLFWAQEYAKYNRAIMMGLLKDVVRKEFKKAKVSFEQEISCHHNYVAEERYEGMDLLVTRKGAIRAGSGEYGIIPGSMGTGSYIVKGLGSEKSFNSASHGAGRRMSRNAAKRRFSTQDLEDQTRGVECRKDSGVVDEIPAAYKPIEQVIEQQRDLVEVVAKLKQVVCVKG; encoded by the coding sequence ATGTCGTATGTAGAGGTACCGGGGGCGAAGGTTCCGATTCGCATGTGGGCCGATCCGGCCTCGGTCGAGGACGGGGCGATGCAGCAGCTGCGCAACGTCGCCACCCTGCCCTGGATCAAGGGTCTCGCCGTCATGCCGGACGTTCATTACGGCAAGGGCGCGACCGTCGGGTCGGTGATCGCCATGCACGGTGCCGTCTGTCCGGCGGCGGTGGGCGTGGACATCGGCTGCGGGATGTCGGCGGTGAAGACGTCCCTGACGGCCAACGATCTGCCGGGTGATCTGTCGCGGCTCCGGTCGAAGATCGAGCAGGCGATTCCGGTGGGCCGGGGGATGCACGACTCGGTGGTGGAGCCCGGGCGGCTGCACGGCTTCCCGACGGCGGGCTGGGACGACTTCTGGGGGCGTTTCGACGGGATCGCGGATGCGGTCAAGTTCCGTCAGGACCGTGCCACGAAGCAGATGGGAACGCTCGGGAGCGGGAACCACTTCTGCGAGGTCTGCATCGATACGGACGGGTCCGTGTGGCTCATGCTGCACTCCGGTTCGCGGAACATCGGCAAGGAGCTGGCCGACCACCACATCGGGATCGCGCAGAGCCTGCCGCACAACCAGGGGCTGGTCGACCGTGACCTGGCGGTCTTCATCGCCGAGACCCCGCAGATGGCGGCCTACCGCAACGACCTGTTCTGGGCGCAGGAGTACGCGAAGTACAACCGCGCGATCATGATGGGGCTCCTGAAGGACGTCGTCCGCAAGGAGTTCAAGAAGGCCAAGGTCTCCTTCGAGCAGGAGATCAGCTGCCACCACAACTACGTGGCGGAGGAGCGGTACGAGGGCATGGACCTGCTGGTCACCCGTAAGGGAGCGATCCGTGCCGGTTCGGGGGAGTACGGGATCATCCCCGGGTCCATGGGGACGGGCTCGTACATCGTGAAGGGTCTGGGGAGCGAGAAGTCGTTCAACTCGGCCTCGCACGGTGCCGGCCGCCGGATGAGCCGGAACGCGGCGAAGCGGCGGTTCTCGACGCAGGACCTGGAGGACCAGACGCGGGGTGTGGAGTGCCGTAAGGACTCCGGCGTCGTGGACGAGATCCCGGCCGCGTACAAGCCGATCGAGCAGGTCATCGAGCAGCAGAGGGACCTGGTCGAGGTCGTCGCGAAGCTGAAGCAGGTCGTGTGCGTGAAGGGGTGA